The bacterium region ACGGTACAGGCGGGCGACATCATCGTCGCCGGCGCGGACTTCGGCTGCGGCTCCTCCCGAGAGCACGCGGTGTGGGCGCTGCGCGGTGCGGGCATCCAGGCGGTCATCGCGGACTCGTTCGCGCGCATCTTCTTCCGCAACGCGATCAACAACGGGTTCCGCGTGATCGAGTGCCCGGGCGCCGCCGCCGCGCTCCAGGAGGGCGACGAGGTCGAGATCGACCTCGCCAACGGCCGGGTCCGCGCGCCGGCGCGGGGCGTAGACCTGGCGTTCGTACCACCCGGCGACTTCGCGGAGCAGCTCCTCGCCGCGGGCGGGCTGCTGCCGTACGTGGCTGCGCAGCTCGCAGCCCGCGCGTCCCGGACGAGCCCGGCGGACGAGCGGCACGCCGCTCCCGCGGCGGCGGGTGCCGCTCACCCGAGCGCGCCGACTCCCGAGCAATGACCGCCCCAGGAGGCCTGATGAACGTCATGACTGCTGCTGAAGCCCTGTGCCATGCGCTCGTCGCGGAAGGCGTGGACATCGTGTTCGGCCATCCCGGCGGGGCCATCCTGCCGTTCTACGATGCGCTGTACCGTGTGGGCGCGCCGCGCCACGTGCTGATGCGTCACGAGCAGGCCGCGGCCCACGCGGCGGACGGGTACGCCCGTGCCACCGGGCGCGTCGGCGTGTGCATCGCGACCAGCGGCCCAG contains the following coding sequences:
- a CDS encoding 3-isopropylmalate dehydratase produces the protein MSATTTTLRGRARVFARAHINTDEIIPARYLNTADEAALAAHVMEDIDPEFPATVQAGDIIVAGADFGCGSSREHAVWALRGAGIQAVIADSFARIFFRNAINNGFRVIECPGAAAALQEGDEVEIDLANGRVRAPARGVDLAFVPPGDFAEQLLAAGGLLPYVAAQLAARASRTSPADERHAAPAAAGAAHPSAPTPEQ